A region of the Esox lucius isolate fEsoLuc1 chromosome 10, fEsoLuc1.pri, whole genome shotgun sequence genome:
GTATGCAGCCAACGAATAGTAGAACAAACAAGACGAGGCATAAGTTGTTGGTTGACATGATATCGTCTTTGTATGGGAACGTCCCAGGCTGGAATGAGATGACAAACAGCACAgatggaagggagagagaaggaaaatataaagaaaagagcaggaaagaagagaaagaaaggaaaaaaacaagaacaacaTGTCAGAGATACACAAGCCATCAGGATGCTAGATAGTGGTGACCTAATAAATTTCCTATGAAGTGACAAAAAGTgacaatttctaaatggtgaaaccaatatCTACCGATATGCCTTGAAATAAATCCATACAATTTATACTTTAACCGTACAGACATTGTTAGATTTTAAATCCAAAcatttagggggggggggggtttgcaaacacagattaagcctagtctggGACTAAAAGAATCTCAATGGAGATCTCAGTTCAGCTTGACTGTGGTAGACCAGAACCAGATTTAATCTTAAAGGACAAAGCCAAaggggaaataaaaaatgtcattgtcCCAATAATTACTGAATGTCAGTTCTTTAGTGTGATGAAAGGACAGAGGAAACACTGTTGACAGGTTTGTTCCTCACCAGCTGGTGTAAGTAGTCCTGGATAGTATTGGGATACACCAACACACTGATGGCCACCAACGCATTCAGGGCAAAGTCGAAGACTTGGTAGCAGAAGAATGGAATGAGCCATGCCGCATGTTGCTGCCAAGATAACACAATACTACGGTTTTTATaaatggaaacatttaaatggttGTAAATGaatgtttacttttatttttcttgttaTTAGAATTATCTACTTGAATGTTTATATTTCTTGCATTATTTTTCTCATGTCACCTTCAGGGTGAGACTTTGGTGTCAATAAGTTTTCTCCTGAATAaattaaagttaaataaaaaagatatcATACAGttgtacacaaaaaaaaaagccttataGCTTCCAACAATAATAGATGTCATAATTTGTTTGTTCAATAATAAGCAGTAAATTAAAGTTACCTTGTAGGCACCATAAGTTGCCATTCCACATATAAGAATCATGAGCAGAGAGATTGCCGTGGCGATACACATGTCTGTAGAAAAATAagaacaaaacaacatgttaAGAGTCATGAAGACACTTGTCCACCATTAAGGGTTGACAAAAATACAAGTACTATTCTGCCAAGCCGTTTATCAGATAGTCTGACTGGTTTAGAGGCCTGTTGGGAATGGAACCATTTGAGAGGGACTCTGACAATCAACCATGAAGTAACTCATTGTCAACAAGCACAACAGCACAGCAACATTAACAGATGTTTTCATTATTAACATTGGggataatgttttcattattaaCATTGGGGATAATGTTTATCCCCGTCTGTACTGTGTTTTGGTGTCAACAAAATTCATATCTGTCTCAGCGATGAGGATACTGCCCTCTTAATCCCTTCCATCTGTGAGACTGACCCCATCATGTAGCAGCTGTAAAATAAACCCCATAGGGACGTTTCCTACTCTGTTGTCCGTGCTGGATAAAACAACTTTTGTTGACCTTGTCCTTTCTGCACTGTTCAACCAATCCAGTAAATGTGGAAGGTGTCTCCAGGTTTCCAAAAGCAGGAAGTTGCAACACAGTCTAACCTAACTCAGCTGTGAAGGACCAGGTTGTGAGGGTTGACTAACCTTCTGCTGCACTGCGCTGTAGTTACCATAGTAACTGTCTGTCTGAAATCAGTAGTAGGTCAGTactactgtctgtctttctgcttaATGTGTGGTTGAAACAGAGGTATAGAAGTTTAATTGCTTCACCACAGCCTCAGAAATGCTGAGAGCCTCCCCAGTCATAATGAATCTTACTAGCATCATCCATGACATCAAAGTCTGAGCCCAGCTCAGCATTGGTAAGGTGGTAGCGGTACTGGTCTGGGTCGGTGAGAGCTGACAGGAGAATAAGTAGAACAACAGCATTGATGAGCTGGAGTAGAAAACAAGAAGGACAACATATAGTCTAGGTTTAATTTTTGTATGAATTAAAACACAATCAACATTagacagaagtgtgtgtgtgtaaaatgtagGCTCATATTGTAAAATCTTATGAAGCATGTTAACTTCAGCCTGGGATGGACTGACAGAATAACTGCTGGACAGCTCCTTCTAGAAGTAGTTCACGCTGTGAGTAGTCAATGCATTTTCACTGCGTTGTGGCGGCAAAGGAAAAGTACAGTGAACAACAGATGGTCTAGTTAAGCAGTCTCGCTCTTTATCGGATCATGTGTCAGTGAATTTGTTTGGATGCTTTCCTCATTCAGGGAAAAACGTCACATAAACTGCATAGCTAACAACTGCCCCTAGACGCTGCCTAAAGGATATGGCAAGGTTTATCGGAATAACAAAAATTTGAagacttatatatatatattcaaaagCCCAATCCAACAAAGTCATAAAAACGTCGTCGACATAACACATAATTATGAATACGGAAAACGTATGGTGACAATGTCATTAAATACAGTAACGCATTTGGAATGGCACTACAAAATGGCCAATGATATTGCAAGGAAGAGATACGTGCAGACATCTACTGACCTACGAGGGtaggacattttaaatatgtctaTTTTATTCAAACCTTTGTTTATTTAGAACACAACCCATTCCGTGTGTAGATTTACAAGTAGGCCGCTAATATAAACCCATTCCGAATTATTCTACTTTTTTATCTATAGCCTAATAATACTATTATTTCGCCTACCATATACCATATCCCCAGGATAATGGTGCCCGTCCGAACATGACAGCAGAGGCAGCAGCTAGTTGTGTACCACCGATCCCACGGGGAAATCATTGTTCCGGTTGGAAAGGCGATCAACTATTACATCTATGATTATTTCAGTTAATAATAAAGGTTATTTCCCCCGTTAAACGATTGATTAAAACGGCGGAGCCTTCCAAGTCCTCAGAGCCGCCACATTCGATGACTGTTGTTCACAGTTTCCGTTAGTCACAGTCCGGAGCTTGAGCCGGGCTCCGGTAATATAGTGCATCCTGTAATCACGTGACCTGCGGAGGATTTGGCCATCACCAGAAGACTCGTGCTCCAGGAAATTAAAATTAAGATGATGAttggataataataataataattgggtGGAGAATACAGCTTAAATTCACTTTTCT
Encoded here:
- the laptm4b gene encoding lysosomal-associated transmembrane protein 4B is translated as MISPWDRWYTTSCCLCCHVRTGTIILGIWYMLINAVVLLILLSALTDPDQYRYHLTNAELGSDFDVMDDANMCIATAISLLMILICGMATYGAYKQHAAWLIPFFCYQVFDFALNALVAISVLVYPNTIQDYLHQLPGTFPYKDDIMSTNNLCLVLFVLLFVGCILTFKAYLIGCVWNCYRYVSGRGSTEVLLYVTTNDTSVLLPPYEEVVAVPPKEPPPQYMEA